Within the Clostridium scatologenes genome, the region AATAATAGAAGCAAAATATATTTGAGCCTACTAATAATTATTATTACTTCAGCAGTGGTAATCAGATATTTATATAATAATAATCCTAATTGTTATGAAATATATATTAATGGTAAAATAGTAGGTTATGTTAAAGATAAAGAAGAGTTTTATAGTATGGAGAACATTATAAAAAAAGATGTAGAAAAGAGATTTGGAAAGGTGAATTTTAAAGATGATATAAAGTTTGTAAAAAAGCATTTTGATGATGTTAATAGAATAGAAAACTCTGATCATATTAAGAAACTTATTTTAGAAAATAGTAATACAAAAGTAAATGCGGTTTTAATGAAATCTGATGGAAAAGAAGTTTCTGTACTTGCTAATGAAGCAGAGATTAGGAATACATTAGATGAAATAAAGAATTCATACAAAGAAGAAAAAGATGACTTAAAGCTTGTAAATCATATAACATATATAAAAGAAAGTGTAGAAATAGGAAAAGTAAATACTGTAGAACAAACTATTAAAAATATAGATGCTAATTCTAAAAATCCAATTATAAAATTTTCAAAGAATATAGAACAAAATTCATTAGGAAATAATTTAACTCTTTCTAGAGGTAGTACTAATAAAGTTAGTTTTATGGGGGTACCATCTCAAGGTACTATAACATCACCTTTTGGTTCAAGATGGGGAACTGTACATCAGGGAATAGATATAGGCGCATCCATGGGAGCACCTATTTGTGCTGCTATGGATGGTAAAGTTTTTTGTACAGAATGGGAAGATGGGTATGGTAATGTAATA harbors:
- a CDS encoding peptidoglycan DD-metalloendopeptidase family protein, giving the protein MPKKGMITLHSNNRSKIYLSLLIIIITSAVVIRYLYNNNPNCYEIYINGKIVGYVKDKEEFYSMENIIKKDVEKRFGKVNFKDDIKFVKKHFDDVNRIENSDHIKKLILENSNTKVNAVLMKSDGKEVSVLANEAEIRNTLDEIKNSYKEEKDDLKLVNHITYIKESVEIGKVNTVEQTIKNIDANSKNPIIKFSKNIEQNSLGNNLTLSRGSTNKVSFMGVPSQGTITSPFGSRWGTVHQGIDIGASMGAPICAAMDGKVFCTEWEDGYGNVIKIDHGNGMQTIYAHCSKICSNIGEYVKRGEKIGEVGSTGRSTGPHVHFEVRVNGKPENPLNYLQ